Proteins encoded within one genomic window of Humulus lupulus chromosome 1, drHumLupu1.1, whole genome shotgun sequence:
- the LOC133783420 gene encoding sterol 3-beta-glucosyltransferase UGT80A2 isoform X2, with the protein MTEPPENCLSSSVKSGEVRASSLQEAVGENGGGEKEVESRDFSDGDRLGVESGEDRIGDGPMNNSGVNSPGLLKLERSKTERHRHNNNSLRSEDATQIFDDKLSVEQKIKLLNRIATLKDDGTVEFEVPGDVDPLSLTSGPEHTHTESIDYEPPEATDLQYIPPLQIVMLIVGTRGDVQPFIAIGKRLQDYGHRVRLATHSNFKEFVLTAGLEFYPLGGDPKVLAGYMVKNKGFLPSGPSEIPVQRNQMKEIIYSLLPACKEPDMDSGIPFKADAIIANPPAYGHTHVAEALKVPIHIFFTMPWTPTSEFPHPLSRVKQQAGYRLSYQIVDSLIWLGIRDMINDVRKKKLKLRPVTYLSGSQGSTDSDIPHGYIWSPHLVPKPKDWGPKVDVVGFCFLDLASNYEPPAELVKWLKAGEKPIYIGFGSLPVQEPEKMTQVIVDALDKTGQRGIINKGWGGLGNLAEPKDSIYLLDNCPHDWLFLQCKAVVHHGGAGTTAAGLKAACPTTIVPFFGDQPFWGEQVHARGVGPAPIPVDQFSLPKLIGAIKYMIDSKVKERAVELAKAMEDEDGVTGAVKAFFKHLPRKKPEPEPELVPPTFFSISKCFGCA; encoded by the exons ATGACGGAGCCGCCGGAAAATTGTCTCTCGTCGTCAGTGAAATCCGGCGAAGTTCGTGCGAGTAGTTTGCAAGAGGCTGTCGGTGAGAATGGCGGTGGCGAGAAAGAAGTGGAGAGCAGAGATTTTAGTGACGGTGATAGATTAGGAGTGGAAAGCGGAGAAGATAGAATAGGAGATGGTCCGATGAATAACAGTGGCGTAAACTCACCAG GTCTGCTTAAGTTAGAAAGGTCGAAAACTGAAAGGCATAGACATAATAACAATAGCCTACGTTCCGAAGATGCAACACAAATCTTTGATGACAAACTTTCAGTTGAGCAGAAG ATTAAATTGTTGAATAGAATAGCTACTTTGAAAGATGATGGAACTGTGGAATTTGAAGTTCCAGGAGACGTTGATCCCCTATCACTTACTTCTGGACCCGAACATACTCACACTGAATCTATTGATTATGAGCCTCCTGAGGCAACTGACCTTCAATATATACCACCACTGCAGATTGTAATGCTTATTGTTGGCACACGTGGAGATGTTCAGCCATTTATTGCAATTGGCAAGCGTTTACAG GACTATGGCCATCGTGTTAGATTAGCAACTCACTCAAATTTCAAAGAGTTTGTCTTGACAGCTGGATTGGAGTTTTACCCTTTAGGCGGTGACCCAAAAGTTCTTGCTGGTT ATATGGTTAAAAATAAAGGTTTCTTGCCATCAGGACCATCTGAGATACCTGTGCAAAGAAATCAAATGAAGGAAATTATATACTCTCTACTTCCAGCTTGTAAAGAACCTGATATGGATTCTGGTATTCCGTTTAAAGCAGATGCAATCATTGCAAACCCCCCAGCCTATG GGCATACACATGTGGCAGAAGCACTAAAAGTACCGATTCATATATTTTTCACAATGCCCTGGAC CCCAACTAGTGAATTCCCACATCCTTTGTCCCGTGTCAAGCAACAAGCTGGATATAGA CTGTCCTATCAAATTGTGGACTCTTTGATTTGGCTGGGAATACGGGACATGATTAATGATGTTCGCAAAAAGAAGCTGAAACTTCGTCCTGTCACATATTTAAGTGGCTCACAAGGGTCAACAGATTCAGACATTCCTCATGGATATATATGGAGTCCCCACCTGGTTCCCAAACCAAAAG ATTGGGGTCCAAAAGTAGATGTTGTGGGTTTCTGTTTCCTTGATCTTGCATCAAATTACGAACCTCCAGCGGAACTTGTAAAATGGCTTAAAGCTGGTGAAAAACCAATTTATATTGGATTTGGTAGCCTT CCTGTTCAAGAGCCAGAAAAAATGACCCAAGTAATTGTGGATGCACTCGACAAAACTGGACAAAGAGGGATCATCAACAAAGGCTGGGGTGGCCTTGGGAACT TGGCTGAACCCAAAGACTCCATATACTTGCTGGACAATTGCCCTCACGACTGGCTCTTTTTACAATGCAAGGCTGTG GTGCATCACGGAGGTGCAGGAACAACGGCTGCTGGTCTAAAAGCTGCG TGTCCCACAACCATTGTACCTTTCTTTGGGGACCAACCTTTCTGGGGAGAACAAGTACATGCTAGAGGTGTAGGTCCTGCACCTATCCCTGTAGATCAATTTTCACTTCCAAAGCTAATTGGTGCGATAAAATATATGATCGACTCCAAG GTGAAAGAACGTGCTGTTGAGCTCGCCAAGGCCATGGAGGATGAAGATGGTGTGACAGGAGCAGTGAAAGCCTTCTTTAAGCATCTTCCTCGAAAGAAACCTGAGCCAGAGCCAGAATTGGTGCCACCAACTTTTTTCTCTATAAGTAAATGTTTCGGTTGTGCCTAA
- the LOC133783420 gene encoding sterol 3-beta-glucosyltransferase UGT80A2 isoform X1, which translates to MTEPPENCLSSSVKSGEVRASSLQEAVGENGGGEKEVESRDFSDGDRLGVESGEDRIGDGPMNNSGVNSPGTSDRSGVKINTLPTEISNFDKVESSAGLLKLERSKTERHRHNNNSLRSEDATQIFDDKLSVEQKIKLLNRIATLKDDGTVEFEVPGDVDPLSLTSGPEHTHTESIDYEPPEATDLQYIPPLQIVMLIVGTRGDVQPFIAIGKRLQDYGHRVRLATHSNFKEFVLTAGLEFYPLGGDPKVLAGYMVKNKGFLPSGPSEIPVQRNQMKEIIYSLLPACKEPDMDSGIPFKADAIIANPPAYGHTHVAEALKVPIHIFFTMPWTPTSEFPHPLSRVKQQAGYRLSYQIVDSLIWLGIRDMINDVRKKKLKLRPVTYLSGSQGSTDSDIPHGYIWSPHLVPKPKDWGPKVDVVGFCFLDLASNYEPPAELVKWLKAGEKPIYIGFGSLPVQEPEKMTQVIVDALDKTGQRGIINKGWGGLGNLAEPKDSIYLLDNCPHDWLFLQCKAVVHHGGAGTTAAGLKAACPTTIVPFFGDQPFWGEQVHARGVGPAPIPVDQFSLPKLIGAIKYMIDSKVKERAVELAKAMEDEDGVTGAVKAFFKHLPRKKPEPEPELVPPTFFSISKCFGCA; encoded by the exons ATGACGGAGCCGCCGGAAAATTGTCTCTCGTCGTCAGTGAAATCCGGCGAAGTTCGTGCGAGTAGTTTGCAAGAGGCTGTCGGTGAGAATGGCGGTGGCGAGAAAGAAGTGGAGAGCAGAGATTTTAGTGACGGTGATAGATTAGGAGTGGAAAGCGGAGAAGATAGAATAGGAGATGGTCCGATGAATAACAGTGGCGTAAACTCACCAG GAACTTCTGACAGGAGTGGCGTTAAGATAAACACATTGCCAACGGAAATATCAAATTTTGACAAAGTAGAATCGAGTGCAGGTCTGCTTAAGTTAGAAAGGTCGAAAACTGAAAGGCATAGACATAATAACAATAGCCTACGTTCCGAAGATGCAACACAAATCTTTGATGACAAACTTTCAGTTGAGCAGAAG ATTAAATTGTTGAATAGAATAGCTACTTTGAAAGATGATGGAACTGTGGAATTTGAAGTTCCAGGAGACGTTGATCCCCTATCACTTACTTCTGGACCCGAACATACTCACACTGAATCTATTGATTATGAGCCTCCTGAGGCAACTGACCTTCAATATATACCACCACTGCAGATTGTAATGCTTATTGTTGGCACACGTGGAGATGTTCAGCCATTTATTGCAATTGGCAAGCGTTTACAG GACTATGGCCATCGTGTTAGATTAGCAACTCACTCAAATTTCAAAGAGTTTGTCTTGACAGCTGGATTGGAGTTTTACCCTTTAGGCGGTGACCCAAAAGTTCTTGCTGGTT ATATGGTTAAAAATAAAGGTTTCTTGCCATCAGGACCATCTGAGATACCTGTGCAAAGAAATCAAATGAAGGAAATTATATACTCTCTACTTCCAGCTTGTAAAGAACCTGATATGGATTCTGGTATTCCGTTTAAAGCAGATGCAATCATTGCAAACCCCCCAGCCTATG GGCATACACATGTGGCAGAAGCACTAAAAGTACCGATTCATATATTTTTCACAATGCCCTGGAC CCCAACTAGTGAATTCCCACATCCTTTGTCCCGTGTCAAGCAACAAGCTGGATATAGA CTGTCCTATCAAATTGTGGACTCTTTGATTTGGCTGGGAATACGGGACATGATTAATGATGTTCGCAAAAAGAAGCTGAAACTTCGTCCTGTCACATATTTAAGTGGCTCACAAGGGTCAACAGATTCAGACATTCCTCATGGATATATATGGAGTCCCCACCTGGTTCCCAAACCAAAAG ATTGGGGTCCAAAAGTAGATGTTGTGGGTTTCTGTTTCCTTGATCTTGCATCAAATTACGAACCTCCAGCGGAACTTGTAAAATGGCTTAAAGCTGGTGAAAAACCAATTTATATTGGATTTGGTAGCCTT CCTGTTCAAGAGCCAGAAAAAATGACCCAAGTAATTGTGGATGCACTCGACAAAACTGGACAAAGAGGGATCATCAACAAAGGCTGGGGTGGCCTTGGGAACT TGGCTGAACCCAAAGACTCCATATACTTGCTGGACAATTGCCCTCACGACTGGCTCTTTTTACAATGCAAGGCTGTG GTGCATCACGGAGGTGCAGGAACAACGGCTGCTGGTCTAAAAGCTGCG TGTCCCACAACCATTGTACCTTTCTTTGGGGACCAACCTTTCTGGGGAGAACAAGTACATGCTAGAGGTGTAGGTCCTGCACCTATCCCTGTAGATCAATTTTCACTTCCAAAGCTAATTGGTGCGATAAAATATATGATCGACTCCAAG GTGAAAGAACGTGCTGTTGAGCTCGCCAAGGCCATGGAGGATGAAGATGGTGTGACAGGAGCAGTGAAAGCCTTCTTTAAGCATCTTCCTCGAAAGAAACCTGAGCCAGAGCCAGAATTGGTGCCACCAACTTTTTTCTCTATAAGTAAATGTTTCGGTTGTGCCTAA